From Herbiconiux flava, one genomic window encodes:
- a CDS encoding right-handed parallel beta-helix repeat-containing protein: protein MSAGPDRDPERSELLSAAERGQTMGSGARWAVRAVVVGVIVLGFGATVAVANGVPPRVSAFLQGVVGGDAAEAAAASPSAGATAARSTEAEAGAEALIDPRTDPEGFATALQQARDEADPEAVSPDAAELAAYQRALEVTRGISTTPEEQGEDPAAVIQSRIVRLQDARWSLLARTGAAATRADTVDVVPAGSTVTLDQLVARGSATRIDATTVLVTRSLFVARGAVLDLTAPGQSIRLLSGEHGSVTVVAWGGTVTLAGTEASPVGLTSWDEEAGRSDIDVADGRSYLRVHEGTLTIGHANVADLGFWSGRTGGLAVTGTLASPSSATVTHSVITGQHIGLYLAFAAAPTIDDTLVRASSAEAVVLANGTVSPTVGASTLTGSGGDGLDVRPGVDDVTLTGSTVTRNGGYGIRADGRPQADGANSSGFSVEGSWGLSVDGSTFGDNRAGGLWVRGTGGVVLEGNTIDQRTVGLRLTDAQGTVAQNTVHVEPGSGIVLEGAATAVTARANLVTGEGPAAIRLPEDDAGTVAEAGNDTTGWTGRWEALLWVEAHPLALLWGLLLVIPIVGIGFVFYRMRRQQAIRELVEASTIALAAAAKAKYERARAGGGEESLPSLVGAGQSAPPLQRVAPRVAGTAYRAGREASAPEPRYAPRQAAATPTPMPKPAPTPAPSVAGTDFGQFSSVEDLAVAAVLDAGKPIDTVAHALRVPVGSVAGWVAKARRARGEL, encoded by the coding sequence GTGAGCGCCGGGCCCGACCGCGACCCCGAGCGCAGCGAGCTGCTCAGCGCCGCCGAGCGCGGCCAGACCATGGGCAGCGGCGCGCGGTGGGCGGTGCGGGCGGTCGTCGTCGGAGTGATCGTGCTGGGGTTCGGGGCGACGGTCGCCGTGGCGAACGGGGTGCCGCCACGGGTGTCCGCGTTCCTGCAGGGCGTCGTCGGCGGGGATGCGGCGGAGGCCGCGGCCGCCTCACCATCCGCGGGTGCGACGGCCGCCCGGTCGACGGAGGCGGAGGCCGGGGCCGAGGCGCTGATCGACCCCCGCACCGATCCCGAGGGCTTCGCGACCGCGTTGCAGCAGGCGCGCGACGAGGCCGACCCGGAGGCGGTCTCGCCCGACGCCGCCGAGCTCGCCGCCTACCAGCGGGCGCTCGAGGTGACCCGCGGCATCTCGACCACGCCCGAGGAGCAGGGGGAGGACCCGGCCGCCGTCATCCAGAGCCGCATCGTGCGGCTTCAGGATGCGCGCTGGAGCCTGCTCGCCCGCACCGGAGCCGCGGCCACCCGTGCCGACACCGTCGACGTGGTGCCGGCCGGATCGACGGTGACGCTCGACCAGCTCGTCGCCCGCGGTTCCGCGACCAGGATCGACGCCACGACGGTGCTCGTGACGCGATCGCTGTTCGTGGCCCGCGGGGCGGTGCTCGACCTCACGGCGCCGGGGCAGAGCATCCGGCTGCTCAGTGGGGAGCACGGCTCGGTGACGGTCGTCGCCTGGGGTGGCACGGTGACCCTCGCGGGCACCGAGGCCTCACCCGTCGGCCTCACCTCGTGGGACGAGGAGGCAGGCCGCTCCGACATCGACGTGGCCGACGGACGCTCGTACCTGCGGGTGCACGAGGGCACCCTGACGATCGGCCACGCGAACGTGGCCGACCTCGGCTTCTGGAGCGGGCGCACCGGCGGGCTCGCCGTGACCGGCACCCTCGCCTCGCCCTCCTCGGCCACCGTGACCCACTCGGTGATCACCGGGCAGCACATCGGGCTCTACCTCGCCTTCGCCGCGGCACCGACGATCGACGACACTCTCGTGCGGGCCTCGAGCGCGGAGGCGGTCGTGCTCGCGAACGGCACGGTCAGCCCCACGGTCGGTGCCAGCACCCTCACGGGCTCGGGCGGCGACGGGCTCGACGTGCGGCCGGGCGTCGACGACGTCACTCTGACCGGCAGCACGGTGACGCGCAACGGGGGGTACGGCATCCGCGCCGACGGGCGGCCGCAGGCCGACGGGGCGAACTCCTCGGGCTTCTCGGTCGAGGGCTCGTGGGGGCTGAGCGTCGACGGCAGCACCTTCGGCGACAACCGGGCGGGCGGGCTCTGGGTGCGCGGCACCGGCGGCGTCGTGCTCGAGGGCAACACGATAGACCAGCGCACGGTGGGGCTCAGACTGACGGATGCGCAGGGGACCGTCGCGCAGAACACCGTGCACGTCGAACCGGGCAGCGGCATCGTGCTCGAGGGGGCGGCGACCGCCGTGACGGCGCGCGCCAACCTCGTGACGGGGGAGGGGCCCGCGGCGATCCGGCTGCCGGAGGACGACGCCGGGACGGTCGCCGAGGCGGGCAACGACACCACCGGCTGGACCGGCCGGTGGGAGGCGCTGCTGTGGGTGGAGGCGCATCCGCTCGCGCTGCTCTGGGGGCTGCTGCTCGTCATCCCGATCGTGGGCATCGGCTTCGTGTTCTACCGGATGCGCCGGCAGCAAGCGATCCGCGAGCTGGTGGAGGCGTCGACGATCGCGCTCGCGGCGGCGGCGAAGGCGAAGTACGAGCGGGCCCGGGCGGGTGGTGGGGAGGAGTCCTTGCCGTCCCTCGTGGGTGCCGGGCAGTCGGCGCCGCCTCTTCAGCGAGTCGCGCCGCGCGTCGCCGGCACCGCGTACCGGGCCGGGCGCGAGGCGTCGGCGCCCGAACCGCGGTACGCCCCTCGTCAGGCCGCTGCGACACCGACGCCGATGCCGAAGCCCGCGCCGACCCCTGCACCCTCCGTCGCCGGAACCGACTTCGGCCAGTTCTCCTCGGTCGAGGACCTCGCCGTCGCGGCCGTGCTCGACGCCGGCAAGCCGATCGACACCGTCGCCCACGCGCTGCGGGTGCCGGTCGGCTCGGTGGCCGGCTGGGTGGCGAAGGCCCGCCGGGCGCGCGGCGAGCTCTGA
- a CDS encoding GNAT family N-acetyltransferase, producing MASHDEYDFRTFPAAVAEDGTPDPASAAWLQAETRGFHDPRKSEKVLARSVERLAADGRRLTGVYARSAPAGALGVEVPVATFAWFPSTLNTGGAEPLDVHLVSNVTVRPTHRRRGLLRSMMTADLEQAVTDGYALAGLTASEAGIYRRFGFGEASWVRHVTVTTDSRFRMVAEPRGRCELIEAASLRTIGPEVFARFHAGHPGSIDRHAKYWDRATGLADDKGEPDDAVHAAVHYDESGAVDGYVAYRFQGWEKEPYTLGIVDLVAADDEAYLGLWDFLGAVDLVERIEWEFAPMDDPLPFALTDSRLVKTTFVEDWLWLRVLDVERAFAARGYANDGEAVLDVTDPLGYAAGVFRLRVTGGVGSVVRVDRSDSMTPDVVVDAAALGSLYLGGVDPRVLAAAGRLSERAPGGLQRLRALLAPVAPVYGITHF from the coding sequence ATGGCTTCGCATGACGAGTACGACTTCCGCACCTTCCCCGCCGCCGTGGCGGAGGACGGCACGCCCGACCCGGCGTCGGCCGCCTGGCTGCAGGCCGAGACCCGCGGCTTCCACGACCCGCGCAAGAGCGAGAAGGTGCTCGCCCGCTCGGTGGAGCGCCTCGCCGCCGACGGCCGACGGCTCACCGGCGTCTACGCCCGCTCGGCTCCGGCCGGCGCGCTCGGCGTCGAGGTGCCCGTCGCCACCTTCGCCTGGTTCCCGAGCACCCTGAACACGGGCGGCGCCGAGCCCCTCGACGTGCACCTCGTCTCGAACGTCACGGTGCGGCCGACCCATCGCCGCCGGGGCCTCCTCCGCTCGATGATGACCGCCGACCTCGAGCAGGCCGTCACCGACGGCTACGCGCTGGCCGGGCTCACCGCATCGGAGGCGGGCATCTACCGCCGCTTCGGCTTCGGCGAGGCCAGCTGGGTGCGGCACGTCACGGTCACGACCGACAGTCGGTTCCGGATGGTCGCCGAGCCCCGAGGCCGGTGCGAGCTGATCGAGGCCGCCTCGCTCCGCACCATCGGGCCCGAGGTCTTCGCGCGGTTCCACGCCGGGCACCCCGGGTCGATCGACCGCCACGCCAAGTACTGGGATCGCGCGACGGGGCTCGCCGACGACAAGGGCGAGCCCGACGACGCCGTGCACGCGGCGGTGCACTACGACGAGTCGGGTGCGGTCGACGGCTACGTGGCCTACCGGTTCCAGGGCTGGGAGAAGGAGCCGTACACGCTCGGCATCGTCGACCTGGTGGCCGCCGACGACGAGGCCTACCTCGGCCTCTGGGACTTCCTCGGAGCCGTCGACCTCGTCGAGCGCATCGAGTGGGAGTTCGCGCCGATGGATGACCCGCTGCCCTTCGCCCTCACCGACTCGCGCCTGGTGAAGACGACGTTCGTCGAGGACTGGCTCTGGCTGCGGGTGCTCGACGTCGAGCGCGCCTTCGCGGCCCGCGGCTACGCGAACGACGGCGAGGCGGTGCTCGACGTGACGGATCCGCTCGGCTACGCCGCGGGCGTCTTCCGCCTGCGGGTCACCGGCGGCGTGGGCTCGGTGGTGCGCGTGGACCGCTCGGACAGCATGACGCCCGACGTCGTCGTCGACGCGGCGGCGCTCGGCTCGCTCTACCTCGGCGGGGTCGACCCGCGGGTGCTGGCGGCGGCCGGCCGGCTCTCGGAGCGCGCGCCGGGCGGGCTCCAGCGGCTGCGCGCGCTGCTCGCACCGGTGGCGCCGGTGTACGGCATCACGCACTTCTGA
- a CDS encoding TetR/AcrR family transcriptional regulator, with amino-acid sequence MSTALHVDPAPAPAGRVSVARERLVAVASELFYREGIHRVGMDRVLAEANVTRATMYRHFTGKEALVAAYLEREDAGVRGLFAAVAVTAGDDPRRLVELLIEAIADDVADRHDRGCPFINAAAEFPDAASPIRTIVTRHRAWFRATVRAALVAAHADADDAAGRPGFDADEAAATLVLLRDAALVGAYLDGFELVRPAFVSRARAAAGL; translated from the coding sequence GTGTCCACCGCTCTCCACGTCGATCCCGCACCGGCCCCCGCCGGGCGCGTGTCGGTGGCGCGGGAGCGGCTGGTGGCGGTGGCGTCCGAGCTGTTCTACCGGGAGGGCATCCACCGGGTCGGCATGGACCGGGTGCTCGCCGAGGCGAACGTCACCCGTGCCACGATGTACCGGCACTTCACCGGCAAGGAGGCGCTCGTCGCCGCCTACCTCGAGCGGGAGGACGCCGGGGTGCGCGGGCTGTTCGCCGCCGTCGCCGTCACGGCCGGCGACGACCCGCGGCGGCTCGTCGAGCTGCTGATCGAGGCGATCGCCGACGACGTGGCCGATCGGCACGACCGGGGCTGCCCGTTCATCAACGCGGCGGCCGAGTTCCCGGATGCGGCGAGCCCGATCCGCACGATCGTCACCCGGCATCGCGCCTGGTTCCGCGCCACGGTGCGGGCGGCGCTGGTGGCGGCGCACGCCGACGCGGATGACGCGGCGGGTCGCCCTGGTTTCGACGCCGACGAGGCGGCCGCCACGCTCGTGCTGCTGCGTGACGCGGCACTCGTCGGCGCCTACCTCGACGGCTTCGAGCTCGTGCGCCCGGCCTTCGTCAGCCGCGCCCGCGCCGCCGCCGGCCTCTGA
- a CDS encoding amidase: MPDSPSRLRSFARLGATTAVCAGLVITASATASAAPLISSVPAAPTAAPAPDVVDLGISDVLAQLEAGTTTSVALTQEYLDRIAAYDDPYADQPGLAAVILANPEALATAAELDAERAAGELRGPLHGVPILVKDNYATFDMPTTAGSASLHTYQTKVDSTAVERLRAAGAIIIAKTNMAEFAWHGTFTLSSERGRTNNPYNQLNSASGSSGGTGAAVAASYAPAGLGTDSCGSIVGPSAHQSLVGYRPTMGLTSVAGIVPLSVRQDVSGPMTKTVTDAALLMEVLAGYDPADPQTVIANEQSTDRYVEGLSDTALEGKRIGYVKWDFEEDPARPGLAETTALVDQAVADLEAQGAEIVEVPQFSRDFVSTVLKSGGWMDMQSSIDTFFATTDATWPEGLAELTEPADALTFSDVIADGKSSLEQGDIDYFTSFPDFPNEAYETAVAEQDAGKAAMDRFFVDNDLDALAMPTSATSATTDWAGTTFCDVGANTGVPTVSLPAGFTSTGAAVGLELAAPRSADAALLAMSYDYEQATLHRVAPASTPELVHLAPTPTPTPTPTATPAPAPAPAPATPAPAADGSNSLAATGAGQSAPLGLAGLALVAGGLIVGLVTVLKRRRPRAE; this comes from the coding sequence TTGCCCGATTCCCCGTCCCGCCTCCGCTCCTTCGCCCGCCTCGGTGCCACGACCGCCGTCTGCGCGGGTCTCGTCATCACCGCCTCGGCCACGGCGAGCGCCGCCCCGCTGATCTCGTCCGTTCCGGCCGCCCCCACCGCCGCTCCCGCCCCCGACGTCGTCGACCTCGGCATCTCCGACGTGCTCGCTCAGCTCGAGGCGGGCACCACCACCTCGGTCGCGCTGACCCAGGAGTACCTCGACCGCATCGCGGCCTACGACGACCCCTACGCCGACCAGCCCGGGCTCGCCGCGGTCATCCTGGCCAACCCCGAGGCGCTGGCGACGGCCGCCGAACTCGACGCCGAGCGCGCCGCCGGCGAGCTCCGCGGCCCGCTGCACGGCGTGCCCATCCTGGTCAAGGACAACTACGCCACCTTCGACATGCCCACCACGGCGGGCAGCGCCTCGCTGCACACCTACCAGACGAAGGTCGACTCGACCGCGGTGGAGCGCCTCCGCGCGGCCGGCGCGATCATCATCGCGAAGACCAACATGGCCGAGTTCGCCTGGCACGGCACCTTCACCCTGAGCTCCGAGCGGGGCCGCACCAACAACCCCTACAACCAGCTGAACAGCGCGAGCGGTTCCAGTGGCGGAACGGGCGCGGCGGTGGCGGCGAGCTACGCGCCCGCCGGTCTCGGCACCGACTCCTGCGGCTCGATCGTCGGCCCGAGCGCCCACCAGAGCCTCGTCGGCTACCGGCCCACGATGGGCCTGACGAGCGTCGCGGGGATCGTTCCGCTCAGCGTGCGGCAGGACGTCTCCGGCCCGATGACCAAGACGGTGACGGATGCGGCCCTGCTGATGGAGGTGCTCGCCGGCTACGACCCGGCCGACCCCCAGACGGTGATCGCGAACGAGCAGTCGACCGACCGCTACGTCGAGGGCCTCAGCGACACCGCCCTCGAGGGCAAGCGCATCGGCTACGTGAAATGGGACTTCGAGGAGGACCCGGCCCGCCCCGGCCTCGCCGAGACCACCGCGCTCGTCGACCAGGCCGTCGCCGATCTCGAGGCGCAGGGCGCCGAGATCGTCGAGGTGCCGCAGTTCTCACGCGACTTCGTCTCGACCGTGCTGAAGAGCGGTGGCTGGATGGACATGCAGTCCTCCATCGACACCTTCTTCGCCACGACCGACGCCACCTGGCCGGAGGGCCTTGCCGAGCTGACCGAGCCGGCCGACGCTCTGACCTTCTCCGACGTGATCGCCGACGGCAAGTCGTCGCTGGAGCAGGGCGACATCGACTACTTCACGAGCTTCCCGGACTTCCCGAACGAGGCCTACGAGACCGCCGTCGCCGAGCAGGACGCGGGCAAGGCCGCGATGGACCGGTTCTTCGTCGACAACGACCTCGACGCCCTCGCCATGCCGACGAGCGCCACCTCGGCCACCACCGACTGGGCGGGCACGACGTTCTGCGACGTCGGCGCCAACACGGGCGTGCCGACCGTCTCCCTGCCGGCCGGCTTCACCTCGACGGGCGCCGCCGTCGGTCTCGAGCTCGCCGCTCCGCGGAGCGCCGACGCCGCATTGCTCGCCATGTCGTACGACTACGAGCAGGCCACCCTGCACCGTGTCGCCCCGGCCTCCACGCCCGAGCTGGTGCACCTCGCCCCGACCCCGACCCCGACGCCCACCCCCACGGCCACGCCGGCACCCGCCCCCGCCCCGGCTCCGGCCACCCCGGCACCGGCGGCCGACGGGTCGAACTCGCTGGCCGCGACCGGCGCCGGTCAGAGCGCCCCGCTCGGCCTCGCCGGTCTGGCGCTCGTCGCGGGCGGTCTGATCGTCGGGCTCGTCACCGTTCTGAAGCGCCGACGCCCCCGGGCGGAGTGA
- a CDS encoding LysR family transcriptional regulator — protein MSNPAHPLCIIADMSPETGPDPQDLLVLLAVSRTGRFTSAGASLGLNHTTVARRIGALERSLGGRVLSRAAGGWEPTELGHRALRAAAGVEEALAQLGPDEADARITGVVRMSATDGFSAFVAAPAVARLQREHPLLRVELVSVTRRALQHRSGLDVEVVVGRPEVHRAEAILLGRYVLGMYASREYLAAHPAPAAVEELGEHPLVYFIDSMLQVDDLDAPRRLVPGMRDSLSSTNVFVHVEATRAGAGIGFLPCFMADRHADLVRLLPGEIAETLSYWMVVRPESLAQPAVAAVVDALRRQAAALRPALLGEPAAAPSITPPGGVGASER, from the coding sequence ATGAGCAATCCGGCGCATCCGCTGTGCATAATTGCAGACATGTCACCGGAGACAGGGCCCGACCCGCAGGATCTGCTCGTCCTGCTCGCCGTCTCGCGCACGGGTCGCTTCACTTCGGCCGGGGCCTCGCTCGGGCTGAACCACACCACGGTGGCCCGCCGCATCGGAGCCCTCGAGCGGTCGCTCGGCGGGCGGGTGCTCTCGCGCGCGGCCGGCGGGTGGGAGCCGACCGAGCTCGGACACCGCGCCCTCCGGGCCGCCGCCGGTGTCGAGGAGGCCCTGGCTCAGCTCGGCCCCGACGAGGCGGATGCGCGGATCACCGGCGTCGTGCGGATGTCGGCGACCGACGGGTTCAGCGCCTTCGTCGCGGCTCCCGCGGTCGCGCGGCTGCAGCGCGAGCATCCGCTGCTGCGCGTCGAGCTGGTGTCGGTGACCCGGCGGGCTCTTCAGCACCGCTCCGGGCTCGACGTGGAGGTGGTCGTGGGGCGGCCGGAGGTGCACCGGGCCGAGGCGATCCTGCTCGGGCGGTACGTGCTCGGCATGTACGCGTCGCGGGAGTACCTCGCCGCGCACCCGGCGCCGGCGGCCGTGGAGGAGCTGGGTGAGCATCCGCTCGTCTACTTCATCGACTCGATGCTGCAGGTGGACGACCTCGACGCACCCCGGCGGCTCGTGCCCGGGATGCGCGACTCGCTCAGCTCGACCAATGTGTTCGTGCACGTCGAGGCGACCCGGGCGGGAGCCGGCATAGGCTTCCTGCCGTGCTTCATGGCCGACCGGCACGCCGACCTGGTGCGGCTGCTGCCCGGGGAGATCGCCGAGACGCTCTCGTACTGGATGGTCGTGCGACCCGAGTCGCTCGCCCAGCCCGCCGTGGCGGCCGTCGTCGACGCGCTCCGGCGACAGGCCGCGGCGCTGCGGCCGGCCCTCCTCGGAGAGCCGGCCGCAGCGCCGTCGATCACTCCGCCCGGGGGCGTCGGCGCTTCAGAACGGTGA
- a CDS encoding MFS transporter, whose amino-acid sequence MSVNDRVRVEPGTAGARNEAGGSAAGGGAAPKGLKKVVAASMVGTVVEWYEFFLYATAASLVFGTVFFPNAGTRLDGIIAAFLTYAVGFIARPLGGIVFGQIGDRLGRKHTLQVTIIMIGAATFLIGCLPGFDSIGYWAPALLVVLRFIQGFALGGEWGGAVLLVAEQSPDRSRAFWASWPQAAVPVGNLLATLVLLTMSAVLPAEQFLGWGWRVAFWISALIVLVGYYIRTHVNEAPIFIEARAEAEASKAVRVGVFEVVRRYPRGVLSAMGLRLAENILYYIIVSFSIVYLVTVHEYNTSQLLLALLIAHAVHFAVIPQAGRLADRIGRKPVYLAGAVLGATWAFFAFPLFDTLNPVLIVAAVTIGLCFHALMYAGQPAIMAEMFPTRMRYSGVSLGYQVTSVVAGSLAPIIASALLQQYSSWIPVALYVLIACAITAVTVLTLRETRGISLRAVDAADAARVAAESGAVRA is encoded by the coding sequence ATGAGCGTCAACGATCGAGTCCGGGTCGAACCCGGCACGGCAGGGGCCCGGAACGAGGCCGGCGGCAGCGCAGCAGGCGGGGGAGCCGCGCCGAAGGGCCTGAAGAAGGTGGTCGCCGCCTCGATGGTCGGCACCGTCGTGGAGTGGTACGAGTTCTTCCTCTACGCCACGGCCGCGAGCCTCGTCTTCGGCACCGTGTTCTTCCCCAACGCCGGCACCCGGCTCGACGGCATCATCGCCGCCTTCCTCACCTACGCGGTCGGCTTCATCGCCCGCCCGCTCGGCGGCATCGTGTTCGGCCAGATCGGCGACCGGCTCGGCCGCAAGCACACCCTGCAGGTCACGATCATCATGATCGGCGCCGCCACCTTCCTGATCGGCTGCCTGCCGGGCTTCGACAGCATCGGCTACTGGGCGCCGGCCCTCCTCGTGGTGCTGCGCTTCATCCAGGGCTTCGCCCTCGGCGGCGAGTGGGGCGGTGCCGTGCTGCTCGTGGCCGAGCAGAGCCCCGACCGCTCGCGCGCCTTCTGGGCCAGCTGGCCGCAGGCGGCGGTGCCGGTCGGCAACCTGCTCGCCACGCTCGTGCTGCTGACGATGTCGGCCGTGCTGCCCGCCGAGCAGTTCCTCGGCTGGGGCTGGCGCGTGGCGTTCTGGATCTCGGCGCTGATCGTGCTCGTCGGCTACTACATCCGCACCCACGTCAACGAGGCGCCCATCTTCATCGAGGCTCGCGCCGAGGCGGAGGCGTCCAAGGCTGTGCGCGTCGGCGTCTTCGAGGTCGTGCGCCGGTACCCCCGCGGGGTGCTGAGCGCGATGGGTCTGAGGCTGGCCGAGAACATCCTGTACTACATCATCGTCAGCTTCTCGATCGTCTACCTCGTCACCGTGCACGAGTACAACACGAGCCAGCTGCTGCTCGCCCTGCTGATCGCCCACGCCGTGCACTTCGCGGTCATCCCGCAGGCCGGCCGGCTGGCCGACCGCATCGGCCGGAAGCCCGTCTACCTCGCCGGGGCCGTGCTCGGCGCCACCTGGGCGTTCTTCGCCTTCCCGCTCTTCGACACGCTCAACCCTGTGCTGATCGTCGCCGCGGTGACCATCGGCCTCTGCTTCCACGCCCTGATGTACGCGGGTCAGCCGGCCATCATGGCCGAGATGTTCCCGACCCGGATGCGCTACTCCGGTGTCTCGCTCGGCTACCAGGTCACGTCGGTGGTCGCGGGCTCGCTCGCCCCGATCATCGCTTCGGCGCTGCTGCAGCAGTACTCCTCCTGGATCCCGGTGGCCCTCTACGTGCTGATCGCCTGCGCGATCACCGCCGTCACGGTGCTCACCCTGCGCGAGACCCGCGGCATCTCCCTCCGCGCGGTCGACGCCGCCGATGCGGCCCGCGTGGCCGCCGAGTCGGGCGCGGTGCGGGCATGA
- a CDS encoding 3-hydroxybutyrate dehydrogenase: MTLQQVPWAVIPDARLPLAGRRALVTGAAGGIGAAVARELASRGAELVLADLDGARAEALADELRSGPSGPATRAWAVDLGDTARLTDERLAGMLGDVDILVNNAGVQHISPIEDFDPAEFRRILSIMLEAPFLLVRAALPGMYSRGFGRIINISSVHGVRASAFKSAYVTAKHGLEGFSKATALEAAPHGVTSVCVNPGYVRTPLVERQLEQQAEAHGVSVEEVLERILLADAAIKRLVEPHEVASLVAWLASDDAAMATGSSYLLDGGWSAH, translated from the coding sequence ATGACGCTGCAGCAGGTGCCCTGGGCCGTGATCCCGGATGCTCGGCTGCCGCTCGCGGGCCGCCGCGCCCTGGTCACCGGCGCGGCCGGCGGCATCGGCGCAGCGGTCGCACGGGAGCTGGCCTCCCGCGGCGCCGAGCTCGTGCTCGCCGATCTCGACGGAGCCCGCGCCGAGGCGCTCGCCGACGAGCTCCGCTCCGGCCCCTCCGGGCCGGCCACCCGGGCCTGGGCCGTCGATCTCGGAGACACCGCCCGGCTGACCGACGAGCGGCTCGCGGGCATGCTCGGCGACGTCGACATCCTCGTGAACAACGCCGGGGTGCAGCACATCAGCCCGATCGAGGACTTCGACCCGGCCGAGTTCCGGCGCATCCTCTCGATCATGCTCGAGGCGCCGTTCCTGCTGGTGCGGGCCGCGCTGCCCGGCATGTACTCGCGCGGCTTCGGCCGGATCATCAACATCTCGTCGGTGCACGGCGTGCGGGCCTCCGCGTTCAAGAGCGCCTACGTCACCGCGAAGCACGGTCTCGAGGGCTTCTCGAAGGCGACCGCGCTCGAGGCGGCACCGCATGGGGTGACGAGCGTCTGCGTCAACCCCGGTTACGTGCGCACCCCGCTCGTGGAGCGGCAGCTGGAGCAGCAGGCCGAGGCGCACGGCGTCTCGGTCGAGGAGGTGCTGGAGCGCATCCTGCTCGCCGACGCCGCGATCAAGCGCCTGGTCGAGCCGCACGAGGTCGCCTCGCTCGTGGCCTGGCTGGCCTCGGACGACGCGGCCATGGCCACCGGCTCGAGCTACCTGCTCGACGGCGGCTGGTCGGCGCACTGA
- a CDS encoding LLM class flavin-dependent oxidoreductase, with protein sequence MTALSVLDLIPVRSDQTTGDAVAASLALARAAERLGYTRYWMAEHHNMPSVASTSPATLIAHFAAGTSRIRLGSGGVMLPNHAALTVAEQFALLEAMHPGRIDLGLGRAPGSDPVTAYMLRGQRSTTDTDPAASFPTDVETVAALLGSDRPADRPFGDEQPGVGLNVGGRSYELQATPRSSSAPELWLLGSSDYSAALAAKLGTAYVFANHFGQPGIDRALAIYRDDFQPSEALATPKTLLTVNISVAATAEEARRRALPQLIAMARLRTGGVLGPQLTVEEAEATALSPMEEQSVLEQERHWLIGTADEVEARIRPLTERHGVDEVMVSPVAGSLATDGPRETPARVEALELLATRFPELSSALQPA encoded by the coding sequence ATGACTGCTCTCTCGGTGCTCGATCTCATCCCCGTCCGCTCCGACCAGACGACGGGAGACGCCGTCGCCGCGAGCCTGGCGCTCGCCCGGGCGGCCGAGCGCCTCGGCTACACCCGCTACTGGATGGCCGAGCACCACAACATGCCCTCGGTCGCGTCCACCTCCCCCGCCACGCTGATCGCCCACTTCGCGGCCGGCACCTCGCGCATCCGTCTGGGCTCGGGCGGCGTCATGCTGCCGAACCACGCCGCCCTCACGGTGGCCGAGCAGTTCGCCCTGCTCGAGGCGATGCACCCGGGCCGCATCGACCTCGGTCTCGGCCGCGCGCCGGGCTCCGACCCGGTCACCGCCTACATGCTGCGCGGGCAGCGCTCGACGACCGACACCGACCCGGCGGCCTCGTTCCCCACCGACGTCGAGACGGTGGCCGCCCTGCTGGGCTCCGACCGCCCGGCCGACCGGCCCTTCGGCGACGAGCAGCCCGGGGTGGGCCTGAACGTCGGCGGCCGCTCCTACGAGCTGCAGGCCACGCCCCGCAGCAGCTCGGCACCCGAGCTCTGGCTGCTCGGCTCCAGCGACTACAGCGCCGCCCTGGCCGCGAAGCTCGGCACCGCCTACGTCTTCGCCAACCACTTCGGCCAGCCCGGGATCGACCGCGCCCTGGCGATCTACCGCGACGACTTCCAGCCCTCCGAGGCACTCGCGACTCCGAAGACGCTGCTGACCGTCAACATCTCGGTCGCGGCCACCGCGGAGGAGGCCCGCCGCCGCGCCCTCCCCCAGCTGATCGCCATGGCGAGACTCCGCACCGGCGGCGTGCTCGGCCCGCAGCTCACGGTCGAGGAGGCCGAGGCCACCGCCCTCAGCCCGATGGAGGAGCAGTCGGTGCTCGAGCAGGAGCGGCACTGGCTGATCGGCACGGCCGACGAGGTCGAGGCACGCATCCGCCCGCTCACCGAGCGCCACGGTGTCGACGAGGTCATGGTCTCCCCCGTGGCCGGGTCGCTCGCGACCGACGGGCCGCGCGAGACGCCCGCCCGGGTCGAGGCGCTCGAGCTGCTCGCGACCCGCTTCCCCGAGCTGTCGTCGGCGCTGCAGCCCGCCTGA